The following are from one region of the Nymphalis io chromosome 21, ilAglIoxx1.1, whole genome shotgun sequence genome:
- the LOC126776672 gene encoding zinc finger protein 415-like — protein MFSDEEIKESSLMRPGDEIISIREVCLIDKYDKKYLGNEPLLSNSSRNELEVPRLFRDGFFSEGLDPQARFAWTEEDGNIASLVSEPGFGTTGHTTFGTDLDAALSTDIKEDTSSSGYDITRNDLSLQSKSQVEANAVSSTSTGNGMSLSETNTKELNGLSTTQSKGRSTHKVDKADPRSRYHYVKYVKRHGRTVKLWECGICSREFQHQYTLMRHLPTHTDERNFHCDECSKSFRQLSTLSQHRAIHSAERPYACEVCNKTFNRVSTLISHRKTHSDEKPYKCHICPKGFHQKGNLRNHLFTHTNERPYRCNICMKGFNQQSNLVCHKNKAHPDENNVSTVKSRNAPRVPILSATETQTDLTRPPSEQCEVSSSVGPYLPPERAISIWPKPIQWNGSKSSSVSDDLWNDSPWGSSGVIVDPINTYHMGIALATRQTPFALLKSDNGTPVLVKVVDTKLPGGKQMLVPATAEDLKFGGKIVLNKEVALATTSDVNSAVQIRVPVVATVVPKIRPGGKLQLSVEEPHHVYHRTLSSNGEGKDNNCSTSAGPSIPSTLPPLEPLRRLDLNLNDHNTRTSRSYSPAPSSPLDLISLDLFEPIGCIPLGRQITSVDNIEQPPPSDDSDIFIEKFEEIIPLSDSD, from the exons atgttcTCTGATGAGGAAATAAAAGAGAGCAGCCTCATGCGCCCTGGAGATGAGATAATAAG tATTCGAGAAGTATGTTTAATTGACAAATATGATAAGAAATATTTGGGAAACGAGCCCTTACTGTCGAATTCGAGTCGCAATGAA ctTGAGGTACCGCGCTTGTTTCGTGATGGCTTCTTCTCCGAGGGTCTGGACCCGCAGGCGAGGTTTGCATGGACTGAGGAAGACGGAAACATCGCGTCTCTTGTCTCAGAACCGGGGTTTGGTACAACGGGACATACAACCTTCGGAACGGATCTTGACGCGGCACTTTCTACTGACATCAAG GAAGACACGTCGAGTTCCGGCTACGACATCACGAGAAACGATCTATCGCTCCAGAGCAAGTCACAAGTCGAAGCTAACGCTGTCTCTTCGACGTCCACTGGCAACGGTATGAGTTTATCAGAAACAAATACTAAAGAGCTCAACG GTCTCTCTACCACCCAATCAAAAGGCAGAAGCACTCACAAGGTTGATAAAGCGGATCCTCGTTCGAGATATCACTACGTCAAGTACGTGAAAAGACACGGACGCACTGTCAAATTGTGGGAATGtggtatat GCAGTCGAGAGTTCCAACATCAATATACCTTGATGCGACACCTTCCAACGCACACAGATGAGCGAAACTTCCATTGTGACGAATGCTCCAAGAGCTTCCGACAGCTCTCTACACTCAGTCAGCACCGTGCGATACATTCCGCGGAAAGACCTTATGCATGCGAG GTCTGCAACAAAACATTTAACCGCGTATCCACTCTCATCTCCCACCGCAAGACTCACTCCGACGAGAAGCCATACAAGTGTCATATTTGTCCAAAAGGCTTTCATCAGAAag GCAATCTTCGAAATCATCTCTTCACTCATACAAACGAACGTCCGTATCGTTGCAATATTTGTATGAAAGGTTTCAATCAGCAATCGAATCTGGTGTGTCATAAAAATAAG GCTCATCCTGatgaaaataatgtaagtaCTGTTAAAAGCAGAAACGCTCCACGCGTACCCATTCTATCAGCTACGGAAACACAAACGGATTTAACAAG GCCGCCGTCTGAACAATGTGAAGTATCTTCATCTGTGGGGCCTTACTTGCCACCTGAACGGGCAATATCAATATGGCCCAAACCAATCCAATGGAATGGATCAAAGTCTTCATCGGTATCTGACGATTTATGGAACGATTCTCCATGGGGCAGTAGTGGTGTTATAGTAGACCCTATAAATACTTACCATATGGGAATAGCTCTCGCAACGAGACAAACTCCATTCGCTTTACTGAAATCAGATAATGGTACTCCAGTTCTTGTTAAAGTGGTTGATACAAAACTGCCTGGCGGTAAACAG atgtTGGTACCTGCAACTGCCGAAGACTTAAAATTTGGTGGGAAAATCGTTTTAAACA agGAAGTCGCTTTAGCTACAACGTCAGACGTAAATAGCGCTGTACAAATTCGAGTACCAGTAGTAGCGACTGTAGTACCAAAGATCAGACCTGGAGGAAAGCTGCAGTTGTCTGTTGAGGAACCACACCACGTGTATCACAGGACTTTATCTTCTAATG gtgaAGGGAAAGATAACAATTGTTCTACTTCTGCGGGGCCTTCTATACCCTCTACGCTTCCTCCTCTTGAACCACTTCGTCGTCTCGATCTTAATTTAAATGACCACAATACACGAACCA GTCGATCTTACTCACCTGCGCCTTCGTCGCCTCTCGACCTCATCTCCCTCGATCTCTTTGAGCCTATCGGATGCATTCCGCTTg GTCGCCAGATCACATCTGTGGACAATATTGAGCAGCCGCCTCCGTCTGACGACTccgatatttttatagaaaaatttgAA gAAATTATCCCGTTATCTGATTCTGATTGA